A single genomic interval of Romboutsia ilealis harbors:
- a CDS encoding iron chelate uptake ABC transporter family permease subunit has product MELKAKPNVKKELNKNINKKSKSEIEAGNKIFILGIMILIVSSLFLGIGLNANNMDYALSQRIPKLLSIILTGVCISISTTIFQTITGNKILTPNVMGLDSLYVLIQTVIVFVLGSSSVFIVNKKYNFVICVAGMIVLSSLLYKLMFKKENSNILFLLLVGMIFGTLFSSLSSFMQMVIDPNEFLVLQNKLFASFNNVNVDILLISIILIILVIPFICDDLKYLDVINLGRDQSINLGIDYDKLVRKLFVTVAIFISISTALVGPITFLGLLVVNLSRQMINTYKHKYLITMSVLLSVFVLVTGQLLAERIFDFSTPVSVIINLIGGIYFMYLLLKESRI; this is encoded by the coding sequence ATGGAGCTAAAAGCTAAACCGAATGTAAAAAAAGAATTAAATAAAAATATAAATAAAAAAAGTAAAAGTGAAATTGAAGCAGGTAATAAGATTTTTATCTTAGGAATAATGATTTTAATAGTAAGTAGTCTATTTTTAGGGATAGGATTAAATGCAAATAATATGGATTATGCCTTATCTCAACGTATACCAAAATTACTATCTATAATATTAACTGGAGTATGTATATCTATATCTACTACAATATTCCAAACTATAACGGGTAATAAAATACTAACACCAAATGTTATGGGGCTTGACTCATTATATGTATTAATACAAACAGTTATAGTATTTGTATTAGGAAGTTCAAGCGTATTTATAGTAAATAAGAAATATAACTTTGTAATATGTGTAGCAGGTATGATTGTTTTATCGTCACTACTTTACAAGTTAATGTTTAAAAAAGAAAATTCAAATATATTATTCTTACTATTAGTAGGTATGATATTTGGAACATTATTTAGTAGTTTATCATCTTTTATGCAAATGGTCATAGACCCAAATGAGTTTTTAGTATTACAAAATAAACTATTTGCAAGTTTTAACAATGTTAATGTAGACATATTATTAATATCAATCATATTAATCATACTAGTAATTCCATTTATATGTGATGATTTAAAATACTTAGATGTTATAAATTTAGGTAGAGATCAATCTATAAACTTAGGTATAGATTATGATAAATTAGTTAGAAAACTATTTGTAACAGTAGCTATATTTATATCTATATCAACAGCACTAGTAGGTCCAATTACATTTTTAGGATTATTAGTAGTAAATCTTTCAAGACAAATGATAAATACTTATAAACATAAGTACCTAATAACAATGTCTGTATTATTAAGTGTATTCGTATTAGTAACTGGGCAGTTATTAGCAGAAAGAATATTTGACTTTAGTACACCAGTAAGTGTAATTATAAACTTAATAGGTGGAATATACTTTATGTACTTATTATTAAAGGAGAGCAGAATATGA
- a CDS encoding iron ABC transporter ATP-binding protein, with protein sequence MILVKNILKKYGNKKVVNDVSVNIEKGKITSFIGPNGAGKSTLLSMITRLMQKDFGEVYIEGKEISTWDKKELSKKIAILKQSNNLNMRLTIRELVSFGRFPYCEGRLTEEDEKFVDDAIEYMNLVDIQEKYLDELSGGQRQRAFIAMVIAQGTDYIFLDEPLNNLDMKNASSMMKVLRNLCDDLGKTIILVMHDINFTACYSDYIVALKDGKIAKQGTVDEIINEDTLREIYEMDFNVQEIDGNKISIYY encoded by the coding sequence ATGATTTTAGTTAAAAATATATTAAAGAAATATGGAAATAAAAAAGTTGTTAATGATGTATCTGTAAATATAGAAAAAGGAAAAATAACTTCTTTTATAGGACCTAACGGTGCTGGTAAAAGTACACTTTTATCTATGATAACAAGACTTATGCAAAAAGATTTTGGTGAAGTTTACATAGAAGGTAAAGAAATAAGTACTTGGGATAAAAAAGAGTTATCAAAAAAGATTGCTATACTTAAACAATCAAACAACTTAAATATGAGACTTACAATAAGAGAATTAGTTAGTTTTGGAAGATTCCCTTATTGTGAAGGAAGATTAACAGAAGAAGATGAAAAATTTGTAGATGATGCTATAGAATATATGAATTTAGTAGATATACAAGAAAAATACTTAGATGAACTAAGTGGAGGTCAAAGACAAAGAGCATTCATAGCAATGGTAATAGCTCAAGGAACAGATTATATATTCCTAGATGAACCTCTTAACAACCTAGATATGAAAAATGCTTCATCTATGATGAAGGTACTTAGAAATCTTTGTGATGATTTAGGAAAAACTATAATACTTGTAATGCATGATATAAATTTTACAGCTTGTTACTCTGATTATATAGTAGCACTTAAAGATGGTAAAATAGCAAAACAAGGTACAGTAGATGAAATTATAAATGAAGATACTTTAAGAGAAATTTATGAAATGGACTTTAATGTTCAAGAAATAGATGGAAATAAAATAAGTATATATTATTAA
- a CDS encoding siderophore ABC transporter substrate-binding protein: protein MNKKAAIIAGVAIVGLIGAFALSGKNKIQDTEVKGTEVVTVQDENGTIEVSKNPERVVTFDYGTLDILDNMGVDVIGLPKKSVPEYLSKYKDDAYGDVGGLKEPDFEAINELNPDLIIISGRQADMYDKFAEIATTVYLSVDGSDYLNDFSRNLDVLGKIFGKEDFVKENLDNLTKQMDEVKAIAQEKNVNALTTMVDEGSISVFSDKSRFGLIYNQLGVTNKDDKIEESSHGQQVTFEYLVEQNPEYIFVIDKGSATGGEGTAKALFDNDLMKSTDAYKNGKIVYLDSAAWYVVAGGLDSTQTMINNVKDALK, encoded by the coding sequence ATGAATAAAAAAGCAGCAATTATTGCAGGTGTTGCAATAGTAGGATTAATAGGTGCATTTGCATTAAGTGGTAAAAATAAAATACAAGATACAGAAGTTAAAGGAACAGAAGTAGTTACAGTTCAAGATGAAAATGGAACTATAGAAGTTTCTAAAAATCCTGAAAGAGTAGTTACATTTGACTATGGAACATTAGATATATTAGATAATATGGGAGTTGACGTTATTGGACTTCCAAAGAAATCTGTACCAGAATACTTATCAAAGTATAAAGATGATGCTTATGGTGATGTAGGTGGATTAAAAGAGCCTGATTTTGAAGCAATAAATGAATTAAACCCAGATTTAATAATAATAAGTGGAAGACAAGCAGATATGTACGATAAATTTGCTGAAATAGCTACAACTGTATACTTATCAGTAGATGGTAGTGACTACTTAAATGATTTTTCTCGTAATTTAGATGTATTAGGTAAAATATTCGGTAAAGAAGATTTTGTAAAAGAAAACTTAGATAACTTAACTAAACAAATGGACGAAGTTAAAGCAATAGCTCAAGAAAAAAATGTAAATGCTTTAACTACTATGGTTGATGAAGGAAGTATAAGTGTATTCTCTGATAAGTCTAGATTTGGTTTAATATACAACCAATTAGGTGTTACAAATAAAGATGATAAAATAGAAGAATCAAGCCATGGACAACAAGTTACTTTTGAATACTTAGTAGAACAAAACCCAGAGTACATATTCGTTATAGATAAAGGAAGTGCTACAGGTGGAGAAGGTACAGCTAAAGCTTTATTTGATAATGATTTAATGAAATCAACAGATGCTTACAAAAACGGTAAAATAGTATACTTAGATTCAGCAGCGTGGTATGTAGTTGCAGGTGGATTAGATTCTACTCAAACTATGATAAATAATGTTAAAGATGCATTAAAATAA